TGATAAACAAACTCATCGCGGGCATCCATGGGATAAGATCGCAGCTTGAACTGAGTTCCCCATACCTCCTCCTTCATCACCACCACGATAGGGAGCTTCAGTTGGGTATATCGACTGCTGTAGGCTGCTTGGTATAAGATACGAATAACTTGCTCTGAGTCAACGCTGTGGTCGAAGTAAAAATTGGTGGCAACCTGTGCTTCCAGATTTCCGCTGTTGGCATTGGCGATCGCTTCTGTCCAGGTTTTGTTATGGGGAATAGTGACGGTATTGTCATCTGGCGTTTGCAGTTGAATGCCTCTAAGTCCATAGCCAACCACCTCACCGTAATGTTCCTCAATTTGGATGCGATCGCCTACTCGATAGGGTGCTTCAAACAATGCAACGGCTCCAGCAATAATAGAACTAACGTAGTCTTTAAATGCAAATCCAAGGGCAACGGCTATGGTTCCCGTGAGTGCCAGCAGGTTAGACTCAGACAAGTTAAAAAATAGTCTAACTATATAGGAAACAACCATGATTAGAATCAAGCCCTTCCAGAATGGAAGTGATTGTTTAATCAATAGACGAAAGCGCCGAGGAACCTTCTCTGACATCCAGTTCGTGAACATCTGGATAAGAGCCGTACTTCCGTAGGCAATCAACACGGCAATAATGGCTCGAACAACTTTTTGTAGGGTAATATCT
This sequence is a window from Candidatus Obscuribacterales bacterium. Protein-coding genes within it:
- a CDS encoding mechanosensitive ion channel family protein → MLILEHHTWVSIMDWTELIISFAQIESPDLPQKLLEDITLQKVVRAIIAVLIAYGSTALIQMFTNWMSEKVPRRFRLLIKQSLPFWKGLILIMVVSYIVRLFFNLSESNLLALTGTIAVALGFAFKDYVSSIIAGAVALFEAPYRVGDRIQIEEHYGEVVGYGLRGIQLQTPDDNTVTIPHNKTWTEAIANANSGNLEAQVATNFYFDHSVDSEQVIRILYQAAYSSRYTQLKLPIVVVMKEEVWGTQFKLRSYPMDARDEFVYQTDIIRRAKQAFARCQLPYPRLSRAFLDG